The Chitinophaga lutea genome contains the following window.
GGTAGACGTAGGCGAGAACGATATTCCCAAAGTGAAATACGGCGATTCCGCCATCATAGAAGTGGATGCCTATAATAACCGCAAGTTCAAAGGCGTGGTAACGCAGATCGCCAGTTCCAGCAAAGGAGCGGCTTCTTCCGCCGCCACTTCTTCCGCCGAGCAGGTAACAAACTATGTGGTGCACATCCGCATCGTTCCCGAATCTTATAAAGACCTGGTAGACCCCGTCAACGGGCGCCGGTTCCCCTTCCGCCCGGGCATGAGCGCCAATGTGGACATTCAAACCCGCACTGAAAAACAGGTGCTGACCATCCCCATCAACGCTGTAACTACCCGCAACCCGGCAGACACTGCCAAGGGCGGCAAGGATAAAAAAGATAAAAACGAAGCCAAACCCGACAACCAGAACACCGCAGGCGGCGATACCGGTAATGAAAAGAAAGACTTCACCGAAGTGGTGTTCGTGCTGCAGAAAGACAATACCGTTAAAATGGTGGAAGTAAGCACCGGCATCCAGGACGATAACAACATCCAGATCACCAAAGGCCTGAAAGAAGGGGAGGAAGTGGTGAGTGGCCCGTACACGGCCATTTCCAGGACGCTGGAGAACGGCAAGAAGGTAAAGGTGGTGCCCAAATCCCAGCTCTTCGAAGGCGGTAAATAACCGCCGCTATATAAGTGATCGCAAAAGCCGGGAGTTTCCCCGGCTTTTGCTTTTTTGTTACATTGCATGAAATTTAGGACACGTTGAGCATGGGAAATCATATCGGTATTATTGGAAGCGGCAGCTGGGCAACGGCGCTGGCGAAGATACTCACAGACAACAACCAGCACATTCACTGGTGGATACGCAATGAAGAAACCATCCGCCACATGCAGCTGCGGCATCACAACAAACATTACCTCACCTCCGTCTATTTCGATACCGGCCTTTTACAACTGAACCACCGGGTGGAAGAAGTAGTGAAAGCCAGCGATACGATCATTCTGGCGGTCCCTTCCGCTTTCCTGCGTACTGTGCTGGAAACGCTGCCCCCCAATGCATTTGAAGGGAAAAAAGTGGTGTCGGCCATCAAAGGCCTTGTAGCCGGTACTAACCAGCTGATCAACGATTACCTGGCAGACGCATTCAATCTGCCACTCGAACAATACTTCACGATTACGGGCCCCTGCCATGCGGAAGAAGTGGCCAACGAAAAATTGTCTTACCTCACCTTTTCGGGTGTAAATGCCGCGGAAACGGAAACCCTGGCCGCGCGCTTCAATAACAGCTACCTGCAAACCATCGTCAATAAAGACGTGATGGGCGTGCAGTTCGCCTCCGTACTCAAAAACATCTATGCCATGGGTGCCGGTATTGCGCACGGCCTCGAGTACGGCGACAATTTCCTGAGCGTGTTCATTACCAACTGCTTCCGCGAAATGCAGGAGTTCCTGGAAAAATACGAACAGAACCAGGCGGGGTCGGGCAAAGAGCCGATGGTGCACAACTACAACGCCAGCGCCTATCTCGGTGACCTGTTAGTGACCTGCTATTCACTGCACAGCCGCAACCGCACTTTCGGTAACATGATCGGCAAGGGGTATAGTGTGAAAGCCACGCAGCTCGAACTGAACATGATCGCGGAAGGTTATTACGCCAGCAAGTGCATCTACGAAATCAATGCGCAAATAGGCGCGTATATGCCCATCGCGCAAAAAGTATATGCGATCCTGTGGGAGCACCTGCATATGGAGGAAGCGTTCCTGGAACTGGAGAAGGGGCTGATTTAAAGGTATGGTGCGTTGGAACATCGTGTCGGGATGCCAACCACGGCCGCTTCGGAAAATCATTGGCTGCAGGGAATCTAAAAGAACATCGCAGCCGCGATGCCGTCTGCAAAGAACTTGCCTTCGCGGGTGAGGCGCAGCGCGGCACCTTCTTCACGCATCCAGCCTTTTTCGATAAACTCTTTGCCCGCTGCATGCAGCTGGCGCTGCTTTTCGACGCCGAAGCGCTCGGCCACCGTATCAAGGTTGCAGCCTGCTTCCGTGCGCAGCGAGATCATGATATACTCGTTCAGCGCCATCTGCGGACTGAGGATTTCTTTTTCGAAAGCCGGGCTGCCTTTGCGGATGCCCTGTATGTAGAGGGCGTTGTTGGCCACATTCCACTGCCGCGACGTGCCATTGAACGAATGGGCGGAAGGGCCGAGGCCGAGATAGGGCTTACCCTGCCAGTAGCTGCTGTTGTGCCGGGAACGCTTGCCGGGCAGCGCAAAGTTCGAGATCTCGTAGTGCTCGTAACCCGCTGCTTCCAGCCAGCGCATCAGCATTTCAAAATGCTGCGCGGCCCGGTCGGGGTCGATGGCCGGCATTTTATGATGCTGGATAAAATGGTCGAGTGCCGTGCCGGGCTCCACCGTCAATGCATAGCAGGAGAGGTGTGGTACACCCAGCTCCACGGCCCTGGCCACGTTTTGCTGCCAGTGTGCGTCGCTGAGGGTAGGCCCGCCGTAAATCAGGTCGATGCTGAAATTGTCGAAGCCCGCCGCACGTGCCTGCCGCACGCATTCCTCCGCCTGTTGGGCATTGTGAGCGCGGTTCATCCAGCGGAGGTCTTCTTCAAAAAACGATTGTATGCCGATGCTCAGGCGGTTGATGCCCGCCGTACGCAGGCCTTCAAGGGTGGCTGGCGTCAGATCGTCCGGATTGGCTTCAAGGGTGATCTCCGCATCGGGGGATACCGCGTAATGCGCTTTTAGGGTATTCAGCAGGCCGCTGATCGCGGCCGGCGCCAGGATGCTGGGCGTGCCGCCCCCAAAATAGATGGTTTCCACCGGCCGGCCTTCCAGATAACCCTTTTGCATGGCCGCCTCCATGTGCAGGCATTCCACCATTTCGTTGCGGTGCTGCAGCGAAGTGGAAAAATGGAAATTGCAATAGTGGCACGCTTTTTTGCAGAAAGGAATATGTAGATAAATACCGGCCATGATCTGTTTTAAGAAAGAATTATCGCGATAATTTGCAAACCTCGAAAATACATGTGAGTTTTGTTGATATTTTTGGAACAAGAATAGTTAACAGCATAAAAACTGAATCGTTGCGTACCTGGTTGTTGTTCATGTTGATGATATGTAGCGCGCTGCCGGCATGGTGCCAGGCAGACAGCGCCCGGCGCCCCCGTACCGCCACGGTCCGGCAACAGGCGCCCAAAGTTACGGCGGATTCTTTGCATAAAGCCGATTCACTGCGGGTGGCCGACTCGCTGAAAGCCGCGGCCCTGCCGAAAGTGCACGCGTACGACACCATTCTTCAACGCCTCGCCAGAACCAACCGTTTCCTCAATACCGAAGGTAAAACCCTGCAATACGACATCAATCCGGTAAGGCCGGACCCCGGCCAGGACTGGCTCGTATACCTCGTGGGAGGCGTGCTGCTGTTGCTGGGCGTTATCCGTACGTCGTACCTGAAATATTTCTCTGACCTCTTCAGGGCCTTCTTCAATCCCACGCTCAGCCAGCGGCAGCTCAAGGATCAGCTGTCCCAGTCGCCCTTCCCCAACTTCCTGCTGAACTTCTTTTTTGCGATCAGCATGGGGCTGTATCTCTACCTGCTCATGTACCGGCTCAATTACCCGACCGACGCCATTGCATGGATGCTGATTCCCGGCCTGATGGTGCTGGTGGGGGTGATCTACCTGGTGAAGTACATGGTGCTGCGTTTCTGCGGATGGCTGTTCGGCAACGAAGAACTGATCGATGCCTATGTGTTCATCCTGTACCTGATCAATAAAGTGCTGGGGATAATGCTGGCGCCGTTTTTAGTGGTACTGGCCTTCTGTAAGCCCGAAATAGCCGGTACCTGCCTCTATATTTCAATATTTTTTATAGTGTTACTGGTTGTGTACCGGTATGTAAGATCTTATTCGCTGATCCGTCAATATCTCTCTTTCAGCAAATTGCATTTTTTTCTTTACCTTTGCGCATTCGAAGTAGTGCCGGTTTTAATAATTACAAAGGTACTTTTACTTTGGTTAACTGGTAATCCGTAAGATTACTGCTATTGTTAAAACAAGAGCAAATTACGTATGATAAAAGGCGGGCCAAAAAAAGATTTGCAGGAGAAACAACTAACGATCCTAATTTCCCAACCTAAGCCAGAGACAGAGAAATCACCTTATTTTGACTTAGCGAAGAAATTCAACGTTCGGTTGGATTTTCATCCCTTTATCCGTGTAGAGGGGGTTCCAGGTAAGGATTTCCGGAAGCAGAAAGTGGACATCATTACCTATACTGCGGTAATCTTTACCAGCAGGAATGCAGTGGACCACTTCTTCCGTATTTGTGAAGAGCTGAAAGTGAAGGTGTCTCAGGATTGTAAGTACTTCTGTATTACAGAAGCCGTTGCGTTATACCTGCAAAAATTCATCCTCTATCGGAAGCGCAAGGTATTTTATGGGGCAGATGGCACCACCAAAAGTCTGCTGGAAGTGATGAACAAACACCGGGAAAACGAGAAGTTCCTCTTCCCCAGTTCAGACAGCCAGAAAAAAGACATTGAAGAGTGGATGAAAGCCAACAAGTGCGAGTATGCCACCGCCTCATTGTACAAAACCGTTTCAAACGACGTGAAAGAAGTGCTGACGAAAACGGAATATGATATGATCGTGTTCTTCAGTCCTTCCGGCGTAAAATCCCTGTTTGAAAACGTACCCAAATTCAAACAGAACGGAACCTGCATCGGGGCTTTCGGTCCCACTACTTCCGCTGCAGTGGAAGAAGCCGGCCTCCGGCTTGATGTAAAAGCCCCTGCACCCCAGGCGCCTTCCATGGTAGCCGCACTGGAGCAGTTCCTGCAGAATCTGAAAAAGTAATAACATCACATAATTTTAAGGGAGCATTGTACGATGCTCCCTTTTTTCGTTTTACATTTGAAACGAAATGCCCGTTGCTGCTGAAACAGCAGTAATGCGCGGTGCATATTTCCTCATACAAATTCCCGAAGACATGAATCACCTGGCCAAGGAAACCAGTCCTTACCTGTTACAGCACGCCCACAACCCCGTTGACTGGTACCCCTGGGGCGAAGAAGCCCTGCAGCGCGCCGAGCGGGAAGACAGGCCCATCCTCGTCAGTATCGGATACGCTGCCTGCCACTGGTGCCACGTCATGGAGCGGGAGAGCTTCGAAGATGCCGGTGTGGCCGCCATCATGAACGAGCACTTCATCAATATCAAAATAGACCGCGAAGAGCGGCCCGACATCGATCATATTTACATGGACGCGCTGCAGGCCATGGCCGGTTCCGGCGGATGGCCGCTGAACGTGTTCCTGCTGCCCAACCGCCAGCCTTTCTATGGTGGCACGTACTTCCCTCCGAAAAAAGCCTTCAACCGCCCTTCGTGGAAAGAAGTGCTGATGGCCGTGGCCGACGCATTCAAAACCAAACGCGACGAGCTCGAAAGCCAGGCCTCCAATCTCACGCAGCACCTGCACCAGAGCAACCAGTTCGGTATGGAGGCGGTGAACATGCAGCTGCCCAAGGACGAACTGTTCACGCCCGCGCAATGCAAATCCATCACGCTGGCCATCATGGGGCAGGCGGACAAGGAGTGGGGCGGATTCGGCCGTGCGCCCAAGTTTCCGGCGTCGTTCACCATCCAGTACCTGCTGCGTTATTACCGCACCGAAAAAGACGAAACCGCGTTGCAGCAGGCTTTGCTCTCGCTCGACAAAATGGTGTACGGCGGCATTTACGACCAGCTGGGCGGCGGCTTTGCACGGTATTCCACCGATGAAAAATGGCTGGCCCCGCATTTCGAAAAGATGCTGTACGACAATGCCCTGCTCACCGATACGCTCTGTGAAGCCTGGCAGCTTACCGGCAAACCCGTATATGCGCGCACGGTAGCCCAAACGCTCGAATTCATACAGCGCGAAATGACCTCGCCTGAAGGCGGGTTCTACGCTGCGCTCGACGCCGATTCGGAAGGGGTGGAAGGCAAGTTTTACGTATGGACGCTCGACGAGGTGGAAAGCCTGCTGGGCGAAGATGCGCCCGCGTTTTGCGCTTATTACGACGTGAGCCGCCACGGCAACTGGGAAGACGTGAATATTCTCTGGGTGCCCCGCGCACCGGAGCTGGTGGCCGCGGAACTGGGCATGCAGCCGGAGGAGCTGGAAGCGCACATGGAAAAATGCAGGCAGGTGCTGATGGAAGCCCGCAGCAAACGTATCCGCCCGGGCCTCGACGATAAAATCCTGCTCGGCTGGAATGCGCTGATGATCCATGCCTGTTGCAAGGCATACGCGGCTTTCGGGGAAAAACGCTGGCTAGCGATGGCTGAAAAGGCCATGATCTGCATCTGGGAAAAAATGAAGCAGCCCGGGGCAGCCTCTGCATTCTGGCATACGTATAAAAAGGGAGACGCCCGTTACCCGGCGTTTTTGGACGACTATGCCTATCTCATCCGTGCGCTGATTGCGTTACAGGAAGTTACGGGCGATCTGGGCTGGCTGCAAAAAGCCGCCGGCATCACAGAATTTGTGACCGAACAATTTGGAGACGAAACTGCGCGTTATTTCTATTACACCGCCACCGGGCAGGCCGATGTGATCGTGCGGAAAAAGGAAGTGTACGACGGGGCGGTGCCCAGTGGCAACGCCGTGATGGCGCATAACCTTTGGCATCTGTCCGTTGTGTATGACAGGAAAGACTGGGCCGAAAGGGCATTGGGCATGACCGCCAGCCTCTCCGGGTCGGTGGTGCGTTACCCCACTTCGTTCGGTGTGTGGGCCGCCATGATGCTGCGGCTGGTGCAGGGAACCCCGGAACTTGCGGTGGCCGGCCCTGCCTACAGGGAAATGATGGATGAACTGAACAAGCTGTATGTGCCCGGCAAGGTGTTGCTCGGGTCCGATGAAAACCAGGAGAGCATCCCGCTGTTGCAAAACCGGCTGCAGGCGGGGAAAACACTGATCTATCTATGCAAAGATTATCATTGTATGAAGCCTGCGGAATACATATCAGAAATTGTTAATTTAATCTGATATTTGTTGTAATTTGCGCTCCCTTTGATATATTTGAATTTCGAGCCCAAAATTAACATTGAATATTTCGAAATAAATATTATATTTATATTCAATGCGACTATATCCTTGACAGGCAAGCCTTTAGAGACAGACCCCCAGGGCATGCCGCCATGGTTGAATAAAAAAAGCGACGGCCGGGTACATAATAAAATGTTAAAAGCCGCGTTTAAATGTGTTACGTGGGTCTGCAGAGCGGGAATTGAAAAAGTTGTGGGAAAACTAACTACGGATTAAAATTATTTATTACATTTGCTATCTTTCTGATAAACAACCAGGTGAAAAGTGTGACTAAAAAGATATATTGCGCGTGGGCCAATGCATCTGGCAAGGTTAAAAGAAAATTCGTATTCTAATGAAAGTCACCCTTATGAAGCTTAATTATTGCAGTGGGCTGATGGTTATGCTGCTGCCGGTACTGCTGGCCAGTTGCGGTGGTGGTAAAACCCCGAAAAATGCGCAGGGACAGCTGATTGGTGTTAGTCCCCGCCCGAAATACTCCCCTCCCGTACCTTATGGAATGGTGTATGTACCTTCCGGCACATTTCACATGGGTCCCAGTGATGAGGACGTGAACTATGCCTATACCGCCAGGAACAAAGCCATCTCTATCTCAGGGTTTTACATGGATGCTACGGAGATCACCAACAATGAATACCGCCAGTTCGTATACTGGGTAACGGATTCCATTGCACACGTGCTCATGGGCCATGTGAAAAACGAAGACGGGCAGGATTATGTGGACTGGAAACAGAAAGTGAACTGGAAAGACAAGGCGACCTACGAAAAGGTGGACGCCATGATCTATTCGGCGGAAGACCGTTTGTACGGCCGCAAGGAAGTGGATGTGCGCAAGCTCCTCTACCACCAGGAAACTTTTAACTGGGAGAAAGCCAAGCTCCGTGAGAATAAAGACAAACCCCGTTCTTCCTTCATCGAAAAGAAAGACGTGGCCATTTACCCGGACACGCTCTGCTGGATTCGCGACTTCTCTTATGCATATAACGAGCCCATGACCCGTATGTACTTCTGGCATCCGGCGTTCGACAACTACCCGGTAGTTGGCGTAACCTGGCACCAGGCAAGTTCATTCTGCGAATGGCGCAGTAAATTCTGGGAAGACTACCGTGCTTCCAAGAAGCAGTTTACGGAAGACAAGTTCCAGCTGCCTTCCGAAGCACAGTGGGAATATGCAGCCCGCGGCGGCCGCGAACAGGCGCCGTATCCCTGGGGTGGTTATTACATCCGCAACAAAAAAGGCTGTCTGCTCGCCAACTTCAAACCCGGCCGCGGTAACTATCCGGAAGACGGCGGTTTTTACACCGTGCGCGCCGATGCTTACTGGCCCAACGATTACGGCCTGTACAACATGGCCGGCAACGTAGCGGAGTGGACGCAGGACATCTTCTACCAGAATGCCTATTCTTTCACTTCCGATATGAACCCTTATCTGAGAATGGATATTGCCGACAATGCGCCCCCGCGCATGAAACGCAAGACCGTAAGGGGCGGCAGCTGGAAAGATATCGGGCACTTCCTGCAGAACGGTACGCGCTCTTACGAGTACCAGGACAGCGCAAAATCCTACATCGGGTTTCGCTGCACCATCGCGTTCCTGAGCAGGTCTAAAAATGACTTTAACCGTAAATAACCATTATAGGAATTAATAGCTGAAAATCACACTACTATGGCAAACCTGAAACGAGCTTTTTACCTTTTAATCACCCATAAACAATTTTAACCTATGGCTATGAATCCTAACACAGCGAAATGGCTCAACTTCTTCGTATGTATCGGCGCATCTGTCGTGATCGTCGGAGCCCTGTTCAAATTGCAACACTGGCCTGGTGCTGACGTAGCACTGATCCTGGGTCTGAGTGTGGAAGCACTGATCTTCTTCGTGTACGCTTTTGTACCGGATACAAGCGCGCCGGCAGCCCCTGTAGCAGGTGTGGCAGGTACGCCCGCACTGGCGAACATGGACAAGATGCTCCAGGAAGCAGACATCACGCCGACCAGCCTTACCCGCCTGAGCGACAATTTCTCCAAACTGGGTCAGACCGTGGACAAAATGCGCGACATCAGCGACGTGGTAGCCGCCACCGGCGATTATACACAGAAAACACGCGAAGCAGCCAGCGCCATCGGCTCTGTAACGCAGGCCTACACCAGCGCAGCAGCTGCGGTGTCTTCTTTCAACAACGCATCCGAATCTACCCGCCACTTCCACGATCAGGTGCAGTCAATGACCAAAAACCTGGCCTCATTGAATGCCATCTATGAACTGGAATTGCAGGATACCAATAACCACCTGAAGGCGATGAACACCTTCTACAGCAACCTCCTCTCCGCATCTCAGGCTATGAGCGGCAGCGTGGACGATGCTAAGAAAACACAGGAGCAAATCAGTCTTCTCGCACGCAACCTTGGTAACCTGAATACCGTTTACGGTAACATGCTCACCGCAATGCAGGGCAGATAGGTAACGCAATAGTAACCAAACAAGAGACATTCATTAAAACTTGTAATTAACTATGGCTTTACCAAAAGACCCCAGGCAGAAGATGATCAACTTCATGTACCTGGTACTAACGGCCATGTTGGCATTGAACGTGTCCGCAGAAATTTTGAACGCATTTGATATCGTAAATAATTCTATCAATACCTCCAACACCTCCATCGACAACAAAAATGAGGTGACCTATAAACAATTTGCCAAACTGATGACTACAGACGCGGCGAAAGTAGGTCCCCTCAATGAAAAGGCCAACAAGGTGAAAGCCCTGTCTGCGGCCGCCCATACCTATATAGAAAATCTTAAAAAAGAAATTATCACCGCGAGCGGCGGGTTGGACGAAAAAGGAGAAATTAAAGGAAAAGACAACCTGGATGCTGCTACGCGCATCATGGAAAATCAGAAGAAAGGCCCCGCCCTGCAAAAGGAACTGGCCGATCTGCGTCAGCAGCTGCTGGCAGTGATCAATCCGAAAGACAAAGCGGCTTTTGAAGCCAACCTGCCTTTGAGGGTGAACGATCCGGAACTGAAAGGACCCGTGAAAAAAAGCTGGACGACGTACCACTTTAACATGGTGCCCTCCATTGCTGCCGTAACCATCCTGGGTAAATTCCAGAACGATATCAAGAACTCCGAAGCGATGATCATTGACAAATTGTTGAAGGAAGTATCCGAAGACGATTTTGTGTTCGACAAGCTGGAGGCGTTCGTATCATTGAACTCTAAAAACTTTACCACCGGCCAGGAGCTGGAAGCCAAAGTGGTGATGGGCGCTTACAGCAGCACTGTAAACCCTACCATCGTCATCAACGGCCAGCGCGTGGAAGCAGAAGCAGGTAAGGCTACATACCGCATCCCCGTAGGCGCCATCGGCGACCATACCATTTCCGGCGTGGTGGAACTGATGAAGCCCAACGGCGAAAAAGTAACGAGCCCCTTCTCTGAAACCTACAAAGTAGGCGCTTCTGCGACTTCCATCTCCGCCGATAAAATGAACGTATTATACGTAGCGCTGCAAAACCCGATCTCCATCACGGCGGCGGGCGTACCGGCGGAAAAAATACAGGCTTCCATCAGCGGCGTTCCGGGCGCTTCCATCTCGAAAAGAGGTGCGGGCGAATTCATCGTAACTGTTGGCGGCACCGGCAAAGCGGTGATTTCCGTATCAGCCGAAGTGGACGGGAAAGTGAAAACACTCGACTCCAAAGAGTTCCGTGTGAAAAGCATTCCCGACCCGGCCATGAAAGTTGGGTTTGCGAAAGGCCCGACTATTAAGGCTGCGGACTTTAAGGCACAGGGCGGTTTGCGCGCTGACCTGGAAGACTTCCTCTTCGACGGTGTAAGGTATGCCGTAGTAGGTTACCGTATGGGTATCGAGCCGAAGGGCCGGGAATACGTGGAAGGTGAAGCCAATTCTGAATACTGGCCGAAAGACGCCGGTATCCAAAATGCTATACGAGGCCTGAAACCGGGCGACCAGGTTTACTTTGACAACATCAAGGTAAAAGGCCCCGATGGCAGGGTTCGTGCGATGCAGAACATTAATTTCAAGATCAATTAAAGAAAAAAAATTACTGGGCTATGCGAGCAGTAATATTGAAAAGAATCAGCTGGGGTGCATTTTTAATGCTGGTATTGGCAGCTTCGGCCGACGCACAATCGCGCCGCAGGGGTGCAACTAACCCGCCTGCCAGCAATCCGCCTGCGCAACAGCAGCAGCAACCCGTTACCAATCCCGCTACCGGTAATACGGTAACGCCTCCCGCCGCGCCTCCCCAACAGGCGGCCCCGGCCGGCGTACCGCCTTCCCTCCGGCAGGATGGTATAGGGACCCCGGTGGATACCCCGCGCAAATCGCTCCGTATAGATGGTGTTTCCGAAAGAGCCCCGAACCGCGACCGTGTGCCCATTGCATACGACCACATCCGCGAAGACGACAAGTTCTGGGAGAAACAGATCTGGCAGGTAATCGACGTGCGCGAAAAAATGAACCTCCCCTTCCAGTACAACGTGGAAGATGAGAGCGGGGTAAACCAGCTGCTGATCAATATTCTGCTCAATGCAGTCAAAAACAAGGAAGTGGAAGCCTTCAGTGCTGTGGACGACCGCTTCAGCACCCTGATCTCTTACGACGAAATCATGACCCGCCTTTCCGGTGAAGTGAGGTCCGTAAGAAGCGTAGACCCCGTAACAGGAGAAGAAAAAATGGTGGAAACCAGGGACGAATTCAACCCCGAAGCCATCAAACAATACAAGATCAAGGAAGTATGGGTATTCGACCAGGAAGCCTCCGCGTTGAAAGTACGGATACTGGGCATCGCGCCCATGGTATCCCGTATGAACGACGACGGCACCTTCAGAGGCGCGCTGCCTTTGTTCTGGTTATACTACCCCGACCTGCGCCCTGTTCTGGCCAAATACGACGTATACAACCAGAATAACGACGCAGCTACCATGACCTGGGAAGACCTGTTTGAAATGCGCTTTTTCTCCAGCTTCGTAGTGAAAGAAAAGAACGCCTTCAACCGCGAAATCAGCAACTATATTAAAGACGGCGTGATGCGCCTCCTCGAAGGGCAGGCCATCAAAGACAAGATCTTTAATAAAGAACAGGACCTCTGGGAATATTGATCTTATATCATCGTCAAATCCTGTCAACAATAATGAAGCTGCCTCCGCACGGAGGCAGCTTTTTTTATGATATATTGCAACTGTATGCAAGCCCTCCGTTCGGCCATCAACGCAGTATTACCGCTCCCGGAAGAGGAATGGGAAGCCCTGGCGCCCTGCTGGCAGCCCGTGAGCCACAAACGCAAAACCGTGCTCACCGCCGCCGGTGAAACGGAGCGGTACGTGTATTTTGTGCTCGATGGCGTGCAGCGGGCGTTCTGCATCGCGGAAAACCAGCGCGAAGCCACGCTCGTATTTTCCTACACCGGCTCTTTCTCCGGCATCATCGATTCCTTTTTCCTGCAGCAGCCTTCGCGGTATTACCTCGAAACCCTCACCCAAAGTTCTCTGCTCCGCATCGGGTATAACGACATGCACCGGCTGATGCAGCAATACCCGCAAATCATGGCCTGGGTACAGCGCAGCACCATGCTGGCGCTGGCGGGCGTGATGGAACGGCACATCGAAATGCTCACACTGAACGCGGAAGAGAAATTCCGCAGCCTGCTGGCCCGCAGCCCCCATGTGCTGCAGCTCATCCCGCATAAATACCTCGCTTCGTACCTTGGCCTCGACCCGGCCACTTTCAGCCGCCTGCTCGGCGGCATACGGCTGTAAACATGCCTGCAATGTAGGCGCTCTGAATCCCATAAATCTTTGCGCAGGCAAAGATTTATCGCCGCCGGCCACTGTACTTTTGTACCGTATTTAAAAACAAACATATGCCCGCCTTCAATAGCAAAACATTATTGCAGGAGCTTCACAACGACGTCAGCAGCCTCCTCAATGTGCTCAACTCCCGCATTATGCCCCAGCCCCGCGCCGCGCTGCTGCAACCGCCCGCACCCGGCAGCTGGAGCGTTATCCAGTGCCTCGACCATCTGAACAGCTATGGCCTGTATTACCTGCCGCAACTGAAAGCGGCGCTCGACAGGGGAGAGCACCGCGGCTTTCCCGCAGCCGCAACATTCAAAAGCGGCTGGCTCGGTAACTATTTCACCAACCTCATGCAACCGAAGCCCGATGGCGCACTGAAATCAAAGATGCAGGCGCCCAAAGACCACCGCCCCACCCCGCAACCGGATGCGGAGAAGGTACTCGCCGAATTCACCGCACAACAGGAACAGC
Protein-coding sequences here:
- a CDS encoding DUF4271 domain-containing protein; the encoded protein is MLMICSALPAWCQADSARRPRTATVRQQAPKVTADSLHKADSLRVADSLKAAALPKVHAYDTILQRLARTNRFLNTEGKTLQYDINPVRPDPGQDWLVYLVGGVLLLLGVIRTSYLKYFSDLFRAFFNPTLSQRQLKDQLSQSPFPNFLLNFFFAISMGLYLYLLMYRLNYPTDAIAWMLIPGLMVLVGVIYLVKYMVLRFCGWLFGNEELIDAYVFILYLINKVLGIMLAPFLVVLAFCKPEIAGTCLYISIFFIVLLVVYRYVRSYSLIRQYLSFSKLHFFLYLCAFEVVPVLIITKVLLLWLTGNP
- a CDS encoding thioredoxin domain-containing protein, translating into MNHLAKETSPYLLQHAHNPVDWYPWGEEALQRAEREDRPILVSIGYAACHWCHVMERESFEDAGVAAIMNEHFINIKIDREERPDIDHIYMDALQAMAGSGGWPLNVFLLPNRQPFYGGTYFPPKKAFNRPSWKEVLMAVADAFKTKRDELESQASNLTQHLHQSNQFGMEAVNMQLPKDELFTPAQCKSITLAIMGQADKEWGGFGRAPKFPASFTIQYLLRYYRTEKDETALQQALLSLDKMVYGGIYDQLGGGFARYSTDEKWLAPHFEKMLYDNALLTDTLCEAWQLTGKPVYARTVAQTLEFIQREMTSPEGGFYAALDADSEGVEGKFYVWTLDEVESLLGEDAPAFCAYYDVSRHGNWEDVNILWVPRAPELVAAELGMQPEELEAHMEKCRQVLMEARSKRIRPGLDDKILLGWNALMIHACCKAYAAFGEKRWLAMAEKAMICIWEKMKQPGAASAFWHTYKKGDARYPAFLDDYAYLIRALIALQEVTGDLGWLQKAAGITEFVTEQFGDETARYFYYTATGQADVIVRKKEVYDGAVPSGNAVMAHNLWHLSVVYDRKDWAERALGMTASLSGSVVRYPTSFGVWAAMMLRLVQGTPELAVAGPAYREMMDELNKLYVPGKVLLGSDENQESIPLLQNRLQAGKTLIYLCKDYHCMKPAEYISEIVNLI
- a CDS encoding NAD(P)H-dependent glycerol-3-phosphate dehydrogenase, whose amino-acid sequence is MGNHIGIIGSGSWATALAKILTDNNQHIHWWIRNEETIRHMQLRHHNKHYLTSVYFDTGLLQLNHRVEEVVKASDTIILAVPSAFLRTVLETLPPNAFEGKKVVSAIKGLVAGTNQLINDYLADAFNLPLEQYFTITGPCHAEEVANEKLSYLTFSGVNAAETETLAARFNNSYLQTIVNKDVMGVQFASVLKNIYAMGAGIAHGLEYGDNFLSVFITNCFREMQEFLEKYEQNQAGSGKEPMVHNYNASAYLGDLLVTCYSLHSRNRTFGNMIGKGYSVKATQLELNMIAEGYYASKCIYEINAQIGAYMPIAQKVYAILWEHLHMEEAFLELEKGLI
- the hemW gene encoding radical SAM family heme chaperone HemW; its protein translation is MAGIYLHIPFCKKACHYCNFHFSTSLQHRNEMVECLHMEAAMQKGYLEGRPVETIYFGGGTPSILAPAAISGLLNTLKAHYAVSPDAEITLEANPDDLTPATLEGLRTAGINRLSIGIQSFFEEDLRWMNRAHNAQQAEECVRQARAAGFDNFSIDLIYGGPTLSDAHWQQNVARAVELGVPHLSCYALTVEPGTALDHFIQHHKMPAIDPDRAAQHFEMLMRWLEAAGYEHYEISNFALPGKRSRHNSSYWQGKPYLGLGPSAHSFNGTSRQWNVANNALYIQGIRKGSPAFEKEILSPQMALNEYIMISLRTEAGCNLDTVAERFGVEKQRQLHAAGKEFIEKGWMREEGAALRLTREGKFFADGIAAAMFF
- a CDS encoding uroporphyrinogen-III synthase — its product is MDFHPFIRVEGVPGKDFRKQKVDIITYTAVIFTSRNAVDHFFRICEELKVKVSQDCKYFCITEAVALYLQKFILYRKRKVFYGADGTTKSLLEVMNKHRENEKFLFPSSDSQKKDIEEWMKANKCEYATASLYKTVSNDVKEVLTKTEYDMIVFFSPSGVKSLFENVPKFKQNGTCIGAFGPTTSAAVEEAGLRLDVKAPAPQAPSMVAALEQFLQNLKK